In a single window of the Companilactobacillus allii genome:
- a CDS encoding IS30 family transposase: MTRIKNIISNQYHQLNLAERGRIEALRGLDWSIRRIAKALHRNPSTISRELRRGTTTQINANTRIFEQSYLAETGEAVYRKHRLNSCYRGLFDHCQTFCNALVTALKARPRMHSVDTFVHQFKTNYPGVVCPSTPTVYRYIDDQRLTIRNSDLPAKLRRRVKRPGTKHHRINKKNLGHSIEERPTVVQARQELGHWEGDLVKGKRVESEPALMTLTERVSRLEIIVKLPNYHADTCLKALQNTLYDYGTEYFKTITFDNGAEFSSLSQVAGTDIYFAHPYSPWERGTNENTNGLLREFFPKGRSLVLASLIDIQLAQDTLNNRLRRSLNYRCPADLMPELA, translated from the coding sequence ATGACCCGAATTAAGAATATCATATCTAATCAGTATCACCAACTCAATTTAGCTGAACGTGGTCGAATTGAAGCCCTAAGGGGCTTAGATTGGTCCATCCGCCGGATTGCCAAGGCTCTTCATCGTAATCCCAGTACGATTTCGCGTGAATTAAGACGGGGGACAACAACACAGATTAACGCTAATACTCGTATCTTCGAACAGTCATATCTGGCGGAAACTGGCGAAGCAGTTTATCGTAAGCACCGGCTAAACAGCTGTTATCGTGGACTCTTTGATCACTGTCAAACCTTCTGTAATGCTTTGGTTACAGCTTTAAAAGCTCGCCCCAGAATGCATAGTGTGGATACTTTTGTTCACCAATTCAAGACTAATTACCCAGGAGTTGTCTGTCCCTCAACACCGACGGTGTATCGATACATTGATGACCAGCGTTTAACTATCCGTAATTCAGACCTACCAGCTAAACTCCGTCGCCGAGTCAAACGTCCCGGAACAAAGCATCACCGAATCAATAAGAAGAATCTGGGCCATTCAATCGAAGAGCGTCCCACTGTGGTTCAAGCACGTCAAGAGCTTGGACACTGGGAAGGTGACTTGGTCAAAGGTAAACGAGTTGAATCTGAGCCAGCATTAATGACTTTGACTGAACGTGTTAGTCGTTTAGAAATCATCGTTAAACTTCCCAATTATCATGCCGACACTTGCTTGAAAGCCCTCCAGAACACCTTATATGACTATGGAACTGAGTACTTTAAAACCATTACTTTTGATAACGGTGCCGAGTTCTCAAGCTTGAGCCAAGTGGCGGGAACGGACATCTACTTTGCCCATCCTTATTCACCATGGGAACGCGGAACCAATGAGAACACTAACGGCCTTTTGCGCGAGTTCTTCCCGAAGGGTAGATCCTTGGTTTTGGCCTCACTCATTGATATTCAGCTGGCTCAGGATACCTTAAACAACCGGCTGCGGCGGTCATTAAACTATCGTTGCCCAGCCGATCTAATGCCTGAACTAGCTTAG
- a CDS encoding transposase translates to MSIRYSQDFKDSLVKLHQEGRSLESLAEEFGPSKDSIAIWVKQATPIMIKGQSKTLKDVKQLEKRLAILEEENEILKRAAILLAKK, encoded by the coding sequence ATGTCAATTCGTTATTCACAAGATTTCAAAGATTCATTGGTTAAACTTCACCAAGAAGGCCGTTCACTTGAATCATTAGCAGAAGAATTTGGTCCGTCGAAAGATTCTATTGCTATTTGGGTTAAACAAGCTACCCCAATCATGATCAAGGGTCAGTCAAAGACTTTAAAAGACGTCAAGCAACTAGAGAAGCGCCTCGCTATTTTGGAGGAAGAAAACGAAATTTTAAAGCGAGCGGCCATCTTACTAGCCAAAAAATAG
- a CDS encoding putative holin-like toxin: protein MLAFGTFIVALIALIVELIKSQQKK from the coding sequence ATGCTGGCTTTCGGTACTTTTATCGTGGCCTTAATCGCATTAATTGTTGAGCTGATCAAAAGTCAGCAAAAAAAATAA
- a CDS encoding recombinase family protein, translated as MAKIGYARVSSKEQHLDRQLAALKGVDKLFTDKLSGANTNRPELQKMLAYIREGDIVLVTELDRLGRNNHDLTKIMNSIQNKGATLDVLNLPSMTGIADPNLRQLMTNLIIELYKYQAESERKRIIERQQQGIALAKQQGKYHGRKPQYTQDDPRLQHAFKLYQTGMSDVDVARNTGIKRTTFIRYRKKFNIQR; from the coding sequence ATGGCTAAAATTGGTTATGCGCGTGTGAGTTCCAAAGAGCAACATTTAGATCGACAGCTAGCGGCCTTAAAAGGCGTTGATAAATTATTTACGGATAAATTAAGTGGAGCTAACACTAATCGGCCAGAACTGCAAAAAATGCTGGCCTATATTCGTGAGGGTGATATTGTCCTGGTCACTGAATTAGATCGCTTAGGCAGAAACAACCATGATTTGACTAAGATCATGAACTCCATTCAAAATAAGGGTGCCACCCTAGATGTGTTGAATTTACCGTCCATGACAGGGATTGCTGACCCCAATTTACGTCAACTGATGACCAACTTGATTATTGAACTCTATAAGTATCAGGCCGAAAGTGAACGTAAGCGAATCATTGAGCGCCAGCAGCAAGGGATTGCCTTAGCTAAGCAGCAGGGTAAATATCATGGGCGCAAACCCCAATACACCCAAGACGATCCCCGCTTGCAACACGCTTTTAAGCTTTATCAAACGGGTATGAGTGATGTAGATGTTGCCCGTAATACAGGGATTAAACGGACGACCTTTATCAGATATCGAAAGAAATTCAATATACAAAGATGA
- a CDS encoding IS3 family transposase, whose protein sequence is MRILSALKIKSSTYYNWRHWQPSQQEKRRESLKPYILDVWKTFKFYGYRRIAAYSQLNNDCPKISEYMTLKLMRELGIRSRMQKRYRKPKTVVTVDQKPNLIRHLHDLSGVWQTDITYIQLTNHRWVYLATVLDPEKRKVLGYKIGDTMTAELATSALQMALDKHRKPLIIHSDMGSQYTSAEFNIKCQNYGLKHSYSLKGHPYDNGRMEAFHSILKREEVYLKAYETLTQVQAAIGWYINFYNRNRISNVA, encoded by the coding sequence GTGCGTATTTTAAGTGCACTTAAAATCAAATCTAGTACCTATTACAATTGGCGCCATTGGCAGCCCAGTCAACAAGAAAAGCGTAGAGAATCCCTAAAACCTTATATTTTAGACGTTTGGAAAACCTTTAAATTTTATGGCTATCGTCGTATTGCTGCTTATAGTCAACTAAACAATGACTGTCCAAAAATATCTGAATATATGACACTCAAATTAATGCGTGAATTAGGGATTAGATCACGCATGCAAAAACGTTATCGAAAGCCAAAAACTGTGGTGACTGTTGATCAAAAACCCAATCTGATTAGACACTTGCATGATTTGAGCGGTGTTTGGCAAACAGATATCACTTATATTCAGTTGACTAACCACAGATGGGTCTATTTAGCGACCGTTTTGGATCCTGAGAAGAGAAAGGTATTGGGCTATAAAATTGGCGATACAATGACAGCCGAGCTAGCCACAAGTGCCTTACAGATGGCTTTAGATAAGCATCGAAAGCCGTTAATTATTCATTCAGATATGGGGTCACAATACACGAGTGCTGAATTTAATATTAAATGTCAAAATTATGGCTTGAAACATTCATATTCACTCAAAGGACATCCATACGATAATGGCCGTATGGAAGCATTTCATTCAATATTGAAACGTGAAGAGGTGTATTTGAAGGCATACGAAACATTAACGCAAGTCCAAGCAGCCATTGGTTGGTATATCAATTTTTATAATCGCAATCGTATCTCAAATGTTGCCTAA
- a CDS encoding IS5 family transposase (programmed frameshift), with translation MQHFSHHYQSDISRQQFDLIRQDLEASRKRTHPKHIDPYDIFCAMLYVLKNGCTWRDLPADFPKWSTVYYYWMNWSKAPTPDKPALLTQVLKKLSLNRRLRQGRSARTSFVILDAQSIKNTATAENKGYDGGKKISGIKRHLAVDINGFPQAIHITRANITDRDGAIALITLNLEQFKLVRTMMVDSGYTGQNFANEISSLTSAKVIVVKRNELHQFSVIPQRWLIERSFSWLGNYHRLWRNCERKLNTSLMMVSLAFIRLLLKRY, from the exons ATGCAACATTTTAGTCATCATTACCAAAGCGATATTTCTCGGCAACAATTCGATTTGATCCGCCAAGATCTGGAAGCTTCAAGAAAACGAACTCATCCAAAACACATTGATCCTTATGATATCTTCTGTGCCATGCTCTATGTCCTTAAAAATGGTTGTACTTGGCGTGATTTGCCGGCTGATTTTCCAAAGTGGTCCACTGTTTACTACTATTGGATGAATTGGTCGAAAGCCCCCACCCCTGATAAACCAGCTTTATTAACTCAGGTTTTAAAAAAATTGTCGCTGA ATCGAAGATTAAGGCAAGGGCGATCAGCACGAACTTCGTTCGTCATTTTAGATGCCCAAAGTATCAAGAACACCGCTACCGCTGAAAATAAGGGTTACGATGGTGGTAAGAAGATCTCGGGGATTAAACGGCACTTAGCCGTCGACATCAATGGATTCCCGCAAGCGATCCATATTACCCGGGCTAACATCACTGATCGTGACGGGGCGATTGCACTCATTACCCTTAATTTAGAGCAGTTTAAACTGGTTCGAACCATGATGGTTGATAGTGGTTATACCGGCCAAAATTTTGCTAATGAGATTAGCAGTTTAACGTCAGCCAAGGTAATCGTCGTTAAAAGAAATGAGTTACACCAATTTTCGGTTATCCCCCAACGGTGGCTCATTGAACGTTCATTTAGTTGGTTGGGAAATTATCACCGTTTATGGCGTAACTGTGAGCGTAAGCTCAACACTAGTCTCATGATGGTTTCGTTAGCTTTTATCAGGTTACTTCTTAAAAGATACTAA